Part of the Spirochaetia bacterium 38H-sp genome, CCCTCTGCCACATTCCAAGCCCCAGGAGGCTTCCTATAGATACTGAGCGAAGACCGGCTTTTGCTGCTCTCTCTGGAGCTTGCAACCTGTATTGATAATCATTTTTAGGACCTGAAGGATGAAAAACAGGGTAATCCTCCGGATGATAAACCTCTTGATAAAGAGTAAGATAATCAAGACCGCATGATACAAGCATCTTGTACTCTTCTTGGGTAAGAGGGTAGACTTCTATTCCTACAGAAGCAAAATATTTTACAAGAAGTTCAACAGCATCTTTTATGTATTCCGGAGAACTGTTATGTCTATCTTCTCCTGTGAGAATAAGAACATCTCTAAAACCCTGTTTCTTTATTGCTATAGCCTCTTTCTCTATTTCTTCAAGTTCCAATCTATGCCGTCTTATAGCAGTACTGTGGTTAAAGCTGCAATAAACACATTTGTTCACACAATAATTGCTTATATAAAGAGGCGTATAAAGAGAAATGACCCTGCCAAAATGCCTTGCCGTTAGCCTGCTTGCATGTTTTGCAATCTCTTCTATTATGCCGGACGCAGCAGGAGAAAGCAGTTTAAGAAAATCAAAGTAATCAAGTTTATGCTTTGTAAGAACTGCCTTTACCTCTTTTTCCTTAACATCTGCAAGAAAAGAAGAAAAATCAAAATCCTTCCATTCTTCTATAAAATCTGCAAAACCAGACATAAGCTACTCCAGTGAAGAGATAAACCCGGTAAGTGGACTGGAAGCTTCTGCTTTGTCCCGCACAGGTCCGAGTCCGGCAAGATATGCTCTTCTGCCTGCTCTAACCGCCTCGGAAAAAGCCTTTGCCATTTTCACCGGGTTTTCAGAAGATGCAATTGCAGTGTTTACAAGTACTGCAGCGCACCCCATCTCCATAGCCTCACAGGCTTCGCTTGGCCGTCCTATACCAGCATCTACTACAACCGGTACAGAAAGTTCTTCTACCAGCATAGCTATAAAATCCCTGCTTTTAAGCCCTTTGTTACTGCCTATAGGTGCACCAAGAGGCATGACAGCTGCAGCTCCTGCATCCTCAAGTTGTCTTGCAACAACTAAGTCTGGCATAACATAGGGAAGAACTACAAAGCCCTCTTTTACAAGCTGTTGTGTAGCAAGAAGAGTCTCATGATTATCCGGAAGAAGATATGTAGAATCAGGTGTGATTTCTATCTTAATCCAATTTCCGCATCCTGCAGAACGCGCAAGACGTGCAATACGAACAGCTTCTTCAGCATTACGTGCACCGGAAGTGTTGGGCATAAGAACCACATTATCCGGCACATAAGAGAGGATATTATCCTCTGCAGACTCCGGATTAACACGTCTCAATGCTACGGTAACAACCTGAGAGCCGCTTTCTGCAATAACATCAGGGATAAGCCTTCTATCTGGAAACTTTCCGGTACCTATAAATAATCTGCTGGAAAGGGTTTTTCCACCTACTATAAAATCATCCACAACCACCTCCTACAAAAGCAATAATTTCCACATGAGAGCCCTCCCTGAGAGTGTATCCAGAGAACTCATCATAGGGCACAACATGCCCATCCACCTCCACTGCAACCCTGTTTGTTACACCGCGTTCTGCCAAAAGCTCAGAAACAGTTTTGGCTTTGGTTTCCACAGACTCACCATTAACAATGAGATTCATAAAACCTCCGTAAAAACAGTGGGAACACCTGTAGGATAAAAAAAGGGACATGCTAGTGCATGCCCCGTAGTATAGTCGGAAATATCCCGCAAAGCGGTCCAAATCCGGCCAAAGTTCCCTACGGTGGCATTACCCACATCAGGTTCCAAGGGTAAGAGATTTACTCTTTCTCAGCCCTAAAAGGCACCCCTACTTTAGCCAGCAAAGCTGTATACAATATTATATACTCATGTAAAAAGCCTGTCCAGCCATATCTGCATCTGTGAATAAAAAATATCGAACGGGCGGCTGCAAAAAACAGCCGCCCTGCCTTTGGCAAAAAAAGAGCAGGGGACTAGAGTCTTCAACATATACGCTGCAAGCAGTAGGCCCTGCAGCATGCTAATCCCTTTGCTTTGTTTGATGCATGGCCTACGTTCGGATAAAAAATAAACAAGCCTTCCCTTAGAGGGGAAGGCTTGTATGTAAGTTGTAAATAATAGATTTAAAACTTAGCGGGTTTTATGTCTTTTACTGTATAATCGTATTCTCTCTCATTGATAGTAAACTTGAGATTCTCATCCTTCTTGTGTCCGTAAAGCTCGACACCAAAAGGAGAAAGATAGGATATAACTCCCTTATTGGGATCGGATTCCCACGGTCCCATAATGGTGTAAACCTCTTCCTTGCCGCTGTCGTTGTTGAGAAGAGTTACTACCGTACCAAATCCTATGGAGTTAGCATCAACATTCTCCGGTTTTACAATCTGTACCTTCTCCAGTTCTTCCTTGAGTTTACCTATTGTAGAGTTGAGCATTTCCTGCTTCTCTTTTGCAGCCTTATACTCTGCATTTTCCTTTAGGTCGCCAAGCAGCAAAGCAGCACCAATTTCCTTGGAGTTCTTAGGAACTTCAACTTCAAGAAGATGCTTGAGCTCTTTCTGCTTAGCCTCGTAACTGGCCTGTGTTGCCATAATACCACGGGGGATACTCTTGACAGCTTCAACCTCACCAGGAAGCTTGATATCCGGAAACTTTTGAGTGATAATATTCTTTATTGATATGAGTATTGAGGGGTCAAGCTGCTCCACATCAATAAGAAGACTGTAAACGCGTATTGCAGCTTCCTCATTAGCGGATTTAAGATATTTTACAATTCTCTCTTCCTGGAAGAGGAAAGACTGTACCTGCCTGTTAATCTTACGGTTAAAAGGTACGTTTTTACTGTTCTCTATCTCCCGGAAGCTTATATCAAGAAGATGAATAAAGTTGATAAGAACACGCTCAAAACTTATGGATAAAAGCTCCATAAACCATTTTTCATCAATATAGGTTCTTATAAGCCATATAAAAGCCTCTCTTTCTTCCTTGTATCTGTCGACAAGCTCTGTTACTATCTGCTGTATGATATCAGTTCTACCTGCATCTTTGAGGGTGTCTATAATATACTTGTTGAGATATGCGGGCAGAAGAACTTTGTAGGCTTCAGCCCATTTATCGGAATTAATCTTAAGATACTCCAGAAAAAGCCTCTTATACTCCGTATCCGATATTTTGGAAAACAGTTCCCGTACATCCCCAATTCTTTCAAAAAGCTCGGAGAGGTTAAAGTCTGCTTTTTCTCCCAGGTAGGGATATTTTCTAAAAAGCCTAGAAAGAAACAGAGCTGAAGTAATAGTATTCTCATTAACTTCTTCCAGTCTTAGAAAACCTATAAAATACTCAAGCATCTCATTAAAATATTCTGTATCAGGTTCTGCTTTCTCAAGATATTCTTCTATTGTCTTAAGCCTGGAAAAAAAGTTTCTCTCAGCTCTAAACTGCGTATAAAGTTTTTCTTCAAAACTTACAGGATGCATTCTTACCATATATCTATCAGACTTACCCGGAACATTACCAAGCATAGGATTTGTCTTAAGCTGCTCTCTTGCCTTTACACTCCATGTATTCCATTCTCTCTGTGATAGTATTGCAGGCACAAGCTCCGCTTTTATTTCTCTCATATTGGTATCATTACCAAGACTCTTTATAAGAGTTTCTACAGCCCATCTCGGTTTTGTCATAATCATTTTTTTAAGCTTTTCTTTGGAAGAAACAGCCTTTAGAACCCATATGTGAGATTTATCAAGAGCGGTAAGAGATTCTATCGCAAGAGAAAGACTCATGGAGTGGTTTCTCTTCTTGACAAAGTCTATGACAATCTCATTATTTTCTATGCTTCTTATCCTACCCACGCCCCAGCTTCTATGGAAAACAAAATTACCAACATCAAACTCGATATGCTTTTCAAAATCTTCTATTGCTTCATGAATATTTCTAAAGTTCTGTTCAAGAGAAGAAAGCTTGATATATTCGTTAAGATAGCTGTGTCCTTTGTACTTTTCTTTATATGCTTCTATGAGTTCTTTTCTTGCTCTGGGATCCTGAGGATCGTAATCCAATATTTTCTTTAACAGTGATATGGGTATATCCTTGTTTTTGTTGTTTTTATGAGCCTCAAAAAGAGAATAGATAAGTTGAATGGATTTCTGTATACCCGCTACCTGAGTAATCTTTGTCTCTGCATGCTCATAAAAGCTCAAATCATCCGGCTTAAGAGATATTAGCTTTTCCCATATTTCTTTGATGTTGGAGAAATCATTCTTATTGATATATCTGTGAAGAGCTTTTTTATAGAGATCAATTGCCTCATCGATTTTGCCGTTTTCTTCTTTTTTCTGGGCAAGTATCTTTACGAGCTCGGATTCCTCATAATCTACTTTTATAAGTCTTTCCCATATTTCCAGCTTCTTATCTTCCAAGCCCTCTGTCTCATACCAATGGGCAAGGGTTTTAAGAGCAAACCTGTTTTCTCCATACTGAAGAACCCTGTTACATAGATATTCTACTATTTTCCACTTGTGATGATCTGCAAAAAGTTCTATAAGAGCAGTAAGATTCTGATCATCTATAGGTCTTTTTTCTATTCTTAATATGCCAGAAATATATAGAGCAACCACACTGTTCTGAGTATGAGTAAGATGCTCATTGCATATTGTGAGAGCATCGTTTGCAATACCCTCGCCATGGATTTTATCAATGAGACTGTCAAACTCTTCGAACTGAGATACGGAATAACTTGACAAAGCAGCCCGTGTCCATTTTTCTTCTGTCAGTTTTTCTTGTAATTGCTTTTTAAGCTCATCAGACATAATATTTTTCTCCTATCTGGTGTAAAGTTTATAAATTTCAGAATCAAGAAGCTTTATTTTATATGCAGCATCCTTAATTTTTATTGGTTCTTCGTTCTTAAGCCTATAATGATCAATAAGCCAGAAGTATCTGTTAATAAGCCTGGGAACAATAACATCCCTGTTAGCCATCATATTCTTTAGCTCCTCTTCCATGGAAAAAATAGACTGCTTGAGTTTACCAACTTCAACAGACCTTAGCTCCCTTTTTATGTTGAATACTCCTAGCACAACACCATAAACAGGAAGCCATTCCTGAAGAAGAGGAGGAGCATAACCTCTAGCTTTTACCTCTTCTATCAGCTTTAATATCATCCCTGATTCCAGAAACTCAAGCTCAATAGCCTTAGGATCATAAAAAAAAGCCTCTCTAAAAAAAACCTTGGCAAGGTCAATATCTCCTAGGAGGGCATAACAATCCGCAAGTTCCGCAAGAAACGGAGAATATTCCGGTCTTTTTTTTACGACATGCTCAAGAATCTCTCTTGCATCCGCAAAGTTTCCAATACCCTTGTAGCAACGTCCCATCTTAAAAAAAAGCTCCGGTGGTTCATAAGAGCCGCTTGTTCTGGAATCCTTATAAGACCTAAGCGCCCTGGAAAAAAGATAATGTTTTATATTAAAAACAAGTTGTTCCGAGACACCTCCCATTCCCTCTGTCATCTTAACAAAGCTTTTTATGCCTTTGAGATACTCATCCCCCTGTGCTTCTTCTGTCTTGCCAGGAGATATTTCACTCTCTACATTTTGCACATACTGAATACAGTTTAAGCTCGCCTTTATCTGTATTTCCTGCTCAGGCGAATTAACTTTTATCAGGCTTCTGTTGAGCAATTTAAAAGCTTTCTCCCAGAGGCCAGCTTTAATATATTCATAAGCCTCCTGCAAAACCCTATTGAACCTGGAAACAGTATCTTCCACTATCAGCAACACCTACAAAAAGTATTCTTTATTATATCATCTATATAAAATTAGTCAATTGAGGTAGAGAGTATTGTCTTTTTTTACAATAATTTGTTTTATACCGAACGCACAGCCCTCAGCTTTTTGAGAAAAAACAGTAAAGGCAGTGAGGGCTGTGCTGCCTGCGGCGCAATGTACAAAAGAACGACTTTTATTTCTGCCGTAGGCAGTGTGTAACGCAATAGGCGTTACACACGTTCGATATAATTTAGTATTACAGGTATTGATTTTATCCCTGTAATGTCGAAAATAGGAATATAAATGAAAAGGGTTTTGTTTTTTCTGCTTTTTTTTCTCATTGTTTTTTATTCTTTTCCTCAGGCATACGACAGCTATGCATTGTATAGAGATGCGCTTATCCATATACAAAATGGAGAATATGATAGTGCAGAAGAGATTCTTTCTCAGCTCATAAAAAACAAGTCAGATAAATATTATGCAGATGCCCTTTTCTGGTATGCCAAAATTACACTCTCTTCCGGTGAGATTGACAAGGCTTCCTCTGCAATAGAGATTTTTTTGACACAAAAAGGCGTTAATCCCTCATATCTTGAGGAAGCAAAGTATCTTAAGGGTAGAATTTTGTTTCTCAATGAGGATTATGAGTCCTGTATAAAATATTATGATAATTTTCTGACTGAGTATCCTGAGTCTTCTTTCTATGCCAATTCGCTTTTTTGGACTGCAGAGTCAATGTTTAACCTTGGTTTGCTCAAAGAAGCAAGAAGTGTCTACGATACTATTGCAAAAAAGTATTCTGGTTCTTATAAGGCAGAAGCAGCTGCATACCGCGTAAAACTAATAGATTACGCCACACGCGAGGAAGAGCTTATAGACCTATTGCGATGGTGTCAGGAAGAGTACCTCAAGGTTGTAGAGCAAATGGGACAAAAAGAAAAAAGTTATAAAGAGGCTCTGTCTGTTTATCAAAAGAGGCTTGCAGAGGCACCTTCTTCCGAGGAGTATGAGGCACTACAAAAAAAGGTGGAGGAACTTACTGCAGAAAACGAGGCTCTTAAGAAACAAATACAGGAGCTAAAATCAGGTGTCTCATCTTCTGCGATAGGACAATAGCAGTTTTTGTTTATATTTTTAGGTTGCAAAAACAAAGTATCTGTTTTTTACTTTTCAATTACAGAAAAATCCTATAAAATTGACACAAGAATAAAACGGTAGGCTCAATGGCAGAAATAATAGAAAAAGCAAAAACACTGTATAAAAAGAAAAAATACGGAGCAGTTATACAGCTCCTTGAGCCAAGAATTTTTGAGTACAGGGAGCATGTGCTTTTTTACAGGCTACTGGGATATTCCTGTCTGCAGGTTGGAGACTACGGAGGAGCCAATACCTATCTTTTGAGAGGGCATAACTTGCGTCCAGAAGATCCGGATATCAGGCATTGCATAGCACTGTTGTATCTTAGAAAAGGGGATATAACGACTGCTTTGCAGCACTGGCTGGATATTTTGGATGACTTTCCAGAACATAGGCTCTCCAAAAGAGCAATGAACATAGTAAAAGGCTTTAAAACGGACGATGATTTTGACAACTTTATCCTGTCGTCACGATTTAAATCGCTTTTTCCATCTCTCAAATTTTCCAGCAAAAAATGGCCTGTTATTGTTGTTGTGTTTTTATTATGTGTAGCAGGTGCTGGGACTTTTTATTACTACCAAACCAATGCTTATGCATCTCTTCCTCCCGAGGCTGCAAAAGCCTTGATTGCAGTTGAAAGAACAGATTCCAATATACTTCGCACAGAGGGGGAGTTTAAGTACCTGCTCACAGAAGGAGAAGTAGACACCTTAAAGCAAACTATCAAGGTGTCTATGTTAGAATACAACGACAATATGGCCAGATACGCTATAAACAAGCTGCTATTGTCTAATATTTCTGACACGTTAAAGAAGAGTATTAATGGGCTTAAGAGATTTTTGAAAACTCCGGAGTTTGGCAGGCTTAAGACTAATTTTGAGTATGAGAAGATTGTTAAAGAACCATGGCTATACGATGGTGTTTTTATCCAATGGAAGGGGCGTATAAGCAATCTTAGAATAGAGGATAATGTTATCCGTTTTGATTTTTTGGTGGGTTATCATACAAAAAAAGTTCTTAAGGGTATTGTCCCTGTTATTATAGATTTCCCCATAAGTCTTGATCCAGAGAGAGCCTATGAGCTTCTTGCACAGGTTGTATATGACAGTGGTCATGCTACTGGCTTTTATCTTGATTGTGTATCCATAAGATGGCTAGGAGAATAATATGAGGGCTGTTGTACAGCGTGTGTCTTCCGCAAGTGTTTCTGTTGATGGCTCAGTGGTGTCTTCTATAGATTTTGGGTTTCTTGTTCTTCTTGGTGTTGCTGCATGTGATAACAAGGATGATGCCGAGTTTTTGGCGGATAAGGTGGCCAATCTCAGGGTTTTTTCCGATGAGGATGGTAAGCTCAATCGTTCTATTCTGGATATTGCAGGTCAGGTGCTTGTTGTTTCCCAGTTTACTCTTATGGGTGATGCAAGAAAGGGCAGGCGACCTTCTTATAATTCTGCGGCTCCGCCTGCGCTTGCAGAAGAGCTTTACGAGTATTTTTGTATAGTGCTATCTAGTTATGGTTTGGATGTTAAAAAGGGGGTTTTTAGAGCTCATATGGATGTGCGGCTTTGTAACGACGGTCCTGTTACTATTTTGCTTGATTCCAAGAAGCTTTTCTAGTTCTGCTGTAGCATCATAGTAAGCGAGCTACGGGCAGTATTCTTATATGTTTTGCTTTATGCTTGCCTAAGGCAGGAGCTAGAGCGCCTGCTTGTCTGTTTACTCTATGGGGCGCTCTTGCGACGTTCGGTATATTTTTATAATACGGATTGCAGTCTGTGCTGTGTGCAGTGTGGTCTTGACTGTTGGCTTTTGCCTGCATACTATAGATGTTTAAGGAGTTATCATGGCAGATAATAATGATGTAAAAAAAGAAAAACTTAAAGCTCTTGAGGCCGCACAGCTTCAGATAGAAAAACAGTTTGGCAAGGGTGCTATTATGCGCCTTGGTGCCAATTCTCTTATAGAAGGACTGGAGGTTATTCCGTCCGGTTCTATCGTCTTGGATGCTGCACTAGGTGTCGGCGGATATCCCAAGGGTAGGATTATAGAGATTTACGGTCCGGAATCTTCTGGTAAAACCACTTTGGCTCTGCACGCTATTGCGGAGACTCAGAAAAAAGGCGGAATAGCCGCCTTTGTCGATGCGGAGCATGCGCTTGATCCTACTTATGCAAAAAACCTGGGTGTAAATATCGATGAGCTTTGGGTGTCTCAGCCTTCGTCGGGTGAGGAGGCTTTAGAGATTACTGAGTCGCTTGTGCGTTCTGGTGCAGTTGATATTATCGTAGTTGATTCTGTTGCTGCTCTTACGCCTCAAGCAGAAATCAATGGCGATATGGGAGATTCTCATGTCGGACTTCAGGCTCGTCTTATGAGTCAGGCACTTAGAAAACTTACCGGTGCTGTCAATAAGTCAGGCACTTGCCTTATTTTTATAAATCAGACAAGAATGAAAATTGGCGTAATGTTTGGCAATCCTGAAACAACAACAGGAGGCAATGCACTCAAGTTTTATGCAACAATCAGACTGGATGTGAGAAAAGCAGAAACAATCAATGAGGGTGCTGATAATGCCGTGGGAACTAAGATTAGAGTCAAGGTTGTTAAGAACAAGGTTGCACCACCGTTTAAAAAAATAGAACTAGAGATGGAGTTTGGCAAGGGTGTTTCTTCTATTGCCAGCCTGGTGGATGCAGCAGTAGAGCATGGAATACTACAAAAAAGCGGAAGCTGGTACTCCTATGGGGAAGAAAAAATCGGACAGGGCAGAGAAAATGCTAAGAAATTTCTGCTTGATAATCCGGAACTTGCAAAAAACATAGATACTGCAATAAGAAAAAAACTATTTCCCCATCTTTTTAAAGAGACACAAAAACAGGAGGAAAAACCAGCGGGTAGCAAGAAAAAAAAGACAGAAGAAGCAGCAGGTGAGGTATTGTTCTAACAATGCCGCAATCCTTTCTAAGCTTGGGCTCCAACCAAGGAGACAAGGAAAAAAACATAAAATCCGCAATAAATGACCTATCAGCAAGCGTAGAAATCCTTGCTGTATCCAAAGCATACATAACACAACCTCTTTACTACCATAATCAAGAAGATTTTTTAAATCTTGCACTAAAAATAGAAACAACACTCCCACCAGAAAAACTGCTAAACACCATAAACAAAATAGAAAAAAAATACGGCCGCGACAGAGAAAAAGAACAGAGATATGGCCCAAGGCCCCTGGACATAGACATCATACTCTACGACAACATAATAATAGACACACCACACCTTAAAATCCCGCACCCTAGACTATACGAGCGAGCCTTTGTTCTGATACCACTCTTAGAACTTGACCCCAAACTTACATGTCCAAAAACAAAAAAACCGCTCAGAACCTACCTAGACAGCATAGA contains:
- the thiH gene encoding 2-iminoacetate synthase ThiH; the encoded protein is MSGFADFIEEWKDFDFSSFLADVKEKEVKAVLTKHKLDYFDFLKLLSPAASGIIEEIAKHASRLTARHFGRVISLYTPLYISNYCVNKCVYCSFNHSTAIRRHRLELEEIEKEAIAIKKQGFRDVLILTGEDRHNSSPEYIKDAVELLVKYFASVGIEVYPLTQEEYKMLVSCGLDYLTLYQEVYHPEDYPVFHPSGPKNDYQYRLQAPERAAKAGLRSVSIGSLLGLGMWQREVFFTAMHAKFLSSSYPDVEWGLSVPRIRPNSGGFEPVNPVSEKDLVKIILAYRIFLPHVGISLSTRERPFLRDNLIGLGVTRMSAASITQVGGHAENNKGTGQFEVSDTRGVKEVCHAIRARGHQPVFQNWVEGIYRTNDTVSLLG
- a CDS encoding thiazole synthase, with protein sequence MVVDDFIVGGKTLSSRLFIGTGKFPDRRLIPDVIAESGSQVVTVALRRVNPESAEDNILSYVPDNVVLMPNTSGARNAEEAVRIARLARSAGCGNWIKIEITPDSTYLLPDNHETLLATQQLVKEGFVVLPYVMPDLVVARQLEDAGAAAVMPLGAPIGSNKGLKSRDFIAMLVEELSVPVVVDAGIGRPSEACEAMEMGCAAVLVNTAIASSENPVKMAKAFSEAVRAGRRAYLAGLGPVRDKAEASSPLTGFISSLE
- the thiS gene encoding sulfur carrier protein ThiS; the encoded protein is MNLIVNGESVETKAKTVSELLAERGVTNRVAVEVDGHVVPYDEFSGYTLREGSHVEIIAFVGGGCG
- the greA gene encoding transcription elongation factor GreA — its product is MSDELKKQLQEKLTEEKWTRAALSSYSVSQFEEFDSLIDKIHGEGIANDALTICNEHLTHTQNSVVALYISGILRIEKRPIDDQNLTALIELFADHHKWKIVEYLCNRVLQYGENRFALKTLAHWYETEGLEDKKLEIWERLIKVDYEESELVKILAQKKEENGKIDEAIDLYKKALHRYINKNDFSNIKEIWEKLISLKPDDLSFYEHAETKITQVAGIQKSIQLIYSLFEAHKNNKNKDIPISLLKKILDYDPQDPRARKELIEAYKEKYKGHSYLNEYIKLSSLEQNFRNIHEAIEDFEKHIEFDVGNFVFHRSWGVGRIRSIENNEIVIDFVKKRNHSMSLSLAIESLTALDKSHIWVLKAVSSKEKLKKMIMTKPRWAVETLIKSLGNDTNMREIKAELVPAILSQREWNTWSVKAREQLKTNPMLGNVPGKSDRYMVRMHPVSFEEKLYTQFRAERNFFSRLKTIEEYLEKAEPDTEYFNEMLEYFIGFLRLEEVNENTITSALFLSRLFRKYPYLGEKADFNLSELFERIGDVRELFSKISDTEYKRLFLEYLKINSDKWAEAYKVLLPAYLNKYIIDTLKDAGRTDIIQQIVTELVDRYKEEREAFIWLIRTYIDEKWFMELLSISFERVLINFIHLLDISFREIENSKNVPFNRKINRQVQSFLFQEERIVKYLKSANEEAAIRVYSLLIDVEQLDPSILISIKNIITQKFPDIKLPGEVEAVKSIPRGIMATQASYEAKQKELKHLLEVEVPKNSKEIGAALLLGDLKENAEYKAAKEKQEMLNSTIGKLKEELEKVQIVKPENVDANSIGFGTVVTLLNNDSGKEEVYTIMGPWESDPNKGVISYLSPFGVELYGHKKDENLKFTINEREYDYTVKDIKPAKF
- a CDS encoding tetratricopeptide repeat protein, which produces MEDTVSRFNRVLQEAYEYIKAGLWEKAFKLLNRSLIKVNSPEQEIQIKASLNCIQYVQNVESEISPGKTEEAQGDEYLKGIKSFVKMTEGMGGVSEQLVFNIKHYLFSRALRSYKDSRTSGSYEPPELFFKMGRCYKGIGNFADAREILEHVVKKRPEYSPFLAELADCYALLGDIDLAKVFFREAFFYDPKAIELEFLESGMILKLIEEVKARGYAPPLLQEWLPVYGVVLGVFNIKRELRSVEVGKLKQSIFSMEEELKNMMANRDVIVPRLINRYFWLIDHYRLKNEEPIKIKDAAYKIKLLDSEIYKLYTR
- a CDS encoding tetratricopeptide repeat protein; the protein is MKRVLFFLLFFLIVFYSFPQAYDSYALYRDALIHIQNGEYDSAEEILSQLIKNKSDKYYADALFWYAKITLSSGEIDKASSAIEIFLTQKGVNPSYLEEAKYLKGRILFLNEDYESCIKYYDNFLTEYPESSFYANSLFWTAESMFNLGLLKEARSVYDTIAKKYSGSYKAEAAAYRVKLIDYATREEELIDLLRWCQEEYLKVVEQMGQKEKSYKEALSVYQKRLAEAPSSEEYEALQKKVEELTAENEALKKQIQELKSGVSSSAIGQ
- the dtd gene encoding D-aminoacyl-tRNA deacylase, encoding MRAVVQRVSSASVSVDGSVVSSIDFGFLVLLGVAACDNKDDAEFLADKVANLRVFSDEDGKLNRSILDIAGQVLVVSQFTLMGDARKGRRPSYNSAAPPALAEELYEYFCIVLSSYGLDVKKGVFRAHMDVRLCNDGPVTILLDSKKLF
- the recA gene encoding recombinase RecA, giving the protein MADNNDVKKEKLKALEAAQLQIEKQFGKGAIMRLGANSLIEGLEVIPSGSIVLDAALGVGGYPKGRIIEIYGPESSGKTTLALHAIAETQKKGGIAAFVDAEHALDPTYAKNLGVNIDELWVSQPSSGEEALEITESLVRSGAVDIIVVDSVAALTPQAEINGDMGDSHVGLQARLMSQALRKLTGAVNKSGTCLIFINQTRMKIGVMFGNPETTTGGNALKFYATIRLDVRKAETINEGADNAVGTKIRVKVVKNKVAPPFKKIELEMEFGKGVSSIASLVDAAVEHGILQKSGSWYSYGEEKIGQGRENAKKFLLDNPELAKNIDTAIRKKLFPHLFKETQKQEEKPAGSKKKKTEEAAGEVLF
- the folK gene encoding 2-amino-4-hydroxy-6-hydroxymethyldihydropteridine diphosphokinase — protein: MPQSFLSLGSNQGDKEKNIKSAINDLSASVEILAVSKAYITQPLYYHNQEDFLNLALKIETTLPPEKLLNTINKIEKKYGRDREKEQRYGPRPLDIDIILYDNIIIDTPHLKIPHPRLYERAFVLIPLLELDPKLTCPKTKKPLRTYLDSIDQSNWTKTPKGLTLF